The Vicia villosa cultivar HV-30 ecotype Madison, WI unplaced genomic scaffold, Vvil1.0 ctg.001682F_1_1, whole genome shotgun sequence genome includes a region encoding these proteins:
- the LOC131636268 gene encoding uncharacterized protein LOC131636268, producing the protein MKTISWNCKGLRSPRVVRGLARLLKKETPQLVFLMEARSTKNELTKLKQRFHFKFDIAMDCRGSGRNRAGGLCLWWNEDLDIDNTSYSQNHIAGSCKLEDEDELWSFAGIYGYLEGARKKETWSLIHELREQGSNKIIFFGGLNDIVSEADKVGGISRSVSQLQWGRNAMEIYGLDGLPALFFQKYWSSVGNETVHYVMDILNNNRDLTAINNTFITLILKKKQPSTPRDFRPISLCNVIMKAVTKLIANRLKTFLPSTISEEHSAFIQGRLITNNALIAMECFHWMKHKKKGKRGTMALKLDLSKAYDRMEWSFMLKSMRIVELPQTFISLIQMCITTVSYQLLINGQPSKKFTPSRGLRQGDPLSPYLFFICAYVLSGMLRNEVENGGIHGVQVGRRSPKISHIFFADDSLLFARASAVEAGRIQQIRLDYEKTSGQSINADKSEVSFSSNVSEEAKDRVKEILRFQGVNHHSRYMGLPVVFRRSKKEVFQLVIEKVWKKVKGWKEKFLRRAGKEVLIKAVAQAIPTYNMSCYCISESCCKEIEAMLGKFFKGRYYPRCSIADALPGFNPSYAWRSILSSQELVLNGSRWRIGNGKKVSINGDKWIPTLSNFKPSSPDAILDPSSNVSSLIDSEMEWWNHETLRENIDENDVSHISSIPLSFYPPENKIIWHHESNGEYFVRSAYHVQGGMCNSNRLGSSSLDYHGFWKQLWKLKANPRIKNFMWRVIKNILPSKENLQSKGVMTDGLCPLCYSEAESTCHLFLRYAFVKKVIFSSLLEIRLPDASDIADWLDDIFKKKDFKLGQLVATFLWKIWKFRNFVIFKEGKPYPWPQQRKVAAMDRDPKGWVVQTDAGCFDEGIISFGCVICDPTSSIFLSATKRFPNVTNPTNADITAIRWALQMAHDLGIQEFVLQSDAMAVVDCINGWNNYADLSLIRRNVSKPSYGSEDIDKVASVYMWVYQVRKLVRSSMSLGAEASIMHG; encoded by the exons ATGAAAACAATTAGTTGGAACTGCAAGGGATTGAGGAGCCCCCGTGTAGTTCGAGGCCTTGCGAGGCTTCTCAAGAAGGAAACTCCTCAGCTTGTTTTCTTGATGGAGGCACGTTCTACGAAGAATGAATtgacaaaattaaaacaaagattTCACTTCAAGTTTGATATAGCAATGGACTGTCGAGGCTCGGGAAGGAATAGAGCGGGAGGTTTGTGTCTTTGGTGGAATGAGGATTTAGATATTGATAATACATCCTATTCTCAGAATCATATAGCAGGAAGCTGCAAATTAGAGGATGAGGATGAGTTATGGTCTTTTGCAGGCATCTATGGATACCTTGAGGGAGCAAGGAAAAAGGAAACCTGGAGTTTAATACATGAGTTAAGAGAGCAAGGGAGTAACAAGATAATCTTCTTTGGGGGCTTAAACGATATTGTGTCTGAAGCTGATAAAGTGGGGGGCATTAGTAGGTCTGTGTCTCAACTTCAATGGGGTAGGAATGCTATGGAGATTTATG GCCTTGATGGTTTGCCGGCATTGTTCTTTCAAAAATATTGGTCCAGTGTTGGCAATGAGACAGTTCATTATGTAATGGATATCCTCAACAACAACAGAGATCTGACAGCCATTAACAATACTTTTATTACACTAATTCTCAAGAAGAAGCAACCTTCCACTCCTCGAGACTTCCGTCCAATCAGTCTGTGCAATGTCATAATGAAGGCCGTCACCAAATTGATTGCTAATCGACTGAAAACTTTCCTTCCAAGCACTATTAGTGAAGAACATAGCGCTTTTATTCAGGGACGACTTATCACAAATAACGCCTTAATAGCTATGGAATGCTTCCACTGGATGAAACATAAAAAGAAAGGCAAAAGAGGTACAATGGCTTTGAAACTAGACCTGTCTAAGGCGTATGATAGAATGGAGTGGTCCTTTATGCTCAAATCTATGAGAATCGTGGAGCTCCCTCAGACTTTTATATCCCTAATCCAGATGTGCATCACGACTGTCTCGTACCAGCTCTTAATTAATGGCCAGCCAAGCAAAAAGTTCACTCCATCTAGGGGTCTCCGCCAAGGAGACCCACTCTcaccctatttattttttatttgtgcaTATGTGTTGTCTGGAATGCTTCGGAATGAAGTGGAGAATGGGGGAATTCATGGTGTCCAAGTTGGGAGAAGGTCCCCTAAGATATCTCATATTTTCTTTGCAGATGATAGTTTGTTGTTTGCTAGAGCTAGTGCAGTGGAAGCAGGACGCATACAACAGATTCGCCTGGATTATGAGAAGACTTCAGGTCAAAGCATTAATGCAGACAAATCTGAAGTTTCATTCAGCAGCAATGTCAGTGAAGAGGCAAAAGACAGAGTCAAAGAAATTCTGAGATTTCAGGGAGTTAACCATCATTCGAGATATATGGGGCTTCCGGTGGTTTTCAGGAGATCAAAGAAGGAAGTTTTCCAATTGGTTATTGAGAAAGTATGGAAGAAGGTTAAAGGCTGGAAGGAAAAATTTCTCCGTAGAGCTGGCAAAGAAGTCTTGATTAAAGCGGTAGCACAAGCCATTCCCACATACAATATGAGTTGTTATTGCATTTCGGAGAGCTGCTGTAAAGAGATTGAAGCTATGCTGGGAAA GTTCTTTAAGGGGAGGTATTACCCTCGTTGCTCCATTGCTGACGCTCTTCCTGGTTTTAATCCCAGCTACGCTTGGAGGAGTATCTTGAGTTCACAGGAGCTTGTGCTGAATGGATCACGGTGGAGAATCGGGAATGGAAAAAAGGTAAGCATCAATGGTGATAAATGGATTCCTACTCTCTCAAATTTTAAACCTTCTTCCCCGGATGCTATTCTCGATCCCTCAAGCAATGTCAGTTCTCTTATTGACTCGGAAATGGAGTGGTGGAATCATGAAACGCTTAGGGAGAATATTGATGAAAATGATGTTAGTCATATAAGTAGTATTCCCCTATCCTTTTATCCCCCGGAGAATAAAATTATTTGGCACCATGAATCGAATGGAGAGTATTTTGTCAGGTCCGCTTATCACGTTCAAGGAGGGATGTGTAACTCAAATAGACTCGGATCCTCCTCTCTGGATTATCACGGCTTTTGGAAGCAGTTGTGGAAACTCAAAGCGAACCCAAGGATTAAGAATTTCATGTGGAGAGTCATTAAGAACATTTTGCCTTCAAAGGAGAATTTGCAAAGTAAAGGAGTCATGACTGATGGATTGTGCCCTCTCTGTTATTCTGAAGCTGAAAGTACTTGCCATCTCTTCCTCCGTTATGCCTTTGttaaaaaagtcattttttccaGTCTGTTGGAAATTAGACTTCCAGATGCAAGTGATATTGCAGATTGGTTGGATGATATTTTTAAGAAGAAGGATTTTAAACTTGGGCAATTGGTTGCTACTTTTCTATGGAAAATTTGGAAATTCAgaaattttgtgatttttaaggAGGGAAAGCCTTATCCTT GGCCTCAACAAAGAAAGGTCGCGGCTATGGATAGAGACCCGAAGGGATGGGTGGTACAAACTGATGCTGGATGTTTTGACGAAGGAATCATTTCTTTcggctgtgtcatttgtgatccCACTTCAAGTATATTTCTCTCTGCTACAAAGAGATTTCCTAATGTTACAAACCCCACTAATGCAGATATCACGGCTATTCGATGGGCTCTACAAATGGCACATGATTTGGGCATCCAGGAGTTTGTTTTACAATCGGACGCGATGGCAGTCGTGGATTGTATCAATGGCTGGAATAATTATGCAGATTTGAGTCTTATT AGAAGAAACGTATCAAAACCTTCATatgggagtgaagatattgataaggtagcCTCTGTATATATGTGGGTTTATCAGGTCAGGAAGTTGGTTAGATCTAGTATGtcgcttggtgcagaagcaagcattatGCATGGTTGA